In Pedobacter sp. W3I1, one DNA window encodes the following:
- the ligA gene encoding NAD-dependent DNA ligase LigA codes for MSLTAIKEEMDALVAELNQHNYNYYVLAMPTIGDYEFDKKLKRLAELEKANPDFADPNSPTQRVGGDITKNFITVKHKYPMLSLGNTYNEQDLRDFDERIRKAIGDNFQYVCELKFDGLSISLTYENGKLLRAVTRGDGTKGDDVTNNVKTIHTIPHQIKSTVAPEHFEIRGEIFMHKAAFLRLNAAREELGEIPYANPRNFASGTIKMQDSKEVAKRPLDGFIYFLYTDRNEFKTHWESLNAVKDWGFHVCEHNKLVTNIDAVLDFIHHWENERFKLSYDIDGIVIKVNSFAQQQELGFTSKSPRWAISYKYKAAEVETVLEKVTYQVGRTGAVTPVANLKPVLLAGTTVKRATLHNANEIDRLDLHEGDTVYVEKGGEIIPKIIKVNLEKRLPGSIKVHYLHHCPECGTELIRKEGEAVHYCLNDEGCPPQIVGKIQHFISRKAMNIDGLGDETIETFYKHGLVRHISDLYTLYEKSDQLKTLDRFGERSIENMLAGIEKSKEMPFEKVLFGLGIRYVGETVAKKTAAGMKNIDNLCKATVEELIAIDEIGQRIAESIVEYFGKSEHLKQIELLKSAGLQFEIEEKIITLDSDRLIGKTFVISGVFENFSRDELKDMIEANGGKMLSGISGKLNYLVAGDNMGPSKLEKASKLNVPIISDAELLEMIK; via the coding sequence ATGTCGCTAACTGCAATAAAAGAAGAAATGGATGCCCTGGTGGCCGAATTAAACCAGCACAATTATAACTATTATGTGTTGGCTATGCCTACCATTGGCGATTATGAGTTTGATAAAAAATTAAAGCGCCTTGCCGAGCTCGAAAAAGCAAATCCTGATTTTGCCGATCCGAATTCGCCTACACAGCGTGTTGGTGGCGATATCACCAAAAATTTTATTACGGTAAAACATAAATACCCCATGTTATCGTTGGGGAATACCTATAATGAACAAGATCTCCGCGATTTTGATGAACGCATCCGTAAAGCAATTGGCGATAATTTCCAATATGTATGTGAGTTAAAATTTGATGGCCTGTCTATCAGTCTTACTTACGAAAATGGCAAACTTTTACGTGCGGTTACCCGTGGTGATGGCACCAAGGGTGATGATGTGACCAATAATGTAAAAACTATTCATACCATCCCACACCAAATTAAATCGACTGTTGCACCTGAACATTTCGAAATCCGTGGGGAGATTTTTATGCACAAGGCTGCTTTTTTACGCTTAAATGCTGCCCGTGAAGAATTGGGTGAAATCCCTTACGCAAATCCCCGTAACTTTGCATCGGGCACCATAAAAATGCAAGACAGCAAGGAAGTAGCAAAACGGCCTTTAGATGGTTTTATTTATTTCTTATACACGGATAGAAATGAATTCAAAACCCATTGGGAAAGTTTAAATGCAGTAAAAGACTGGGGCTTTCATGTTTGCGAACACAATAAACTGGTGACGAACATTGATGCGGTGCTTGATTTTATCCATCACTGGGAAAACGAACGTTTTAAATTAAGTTACGATATTGATGGCATTGTAATTAAGGTAAATAGTTTTGCGCAACAACAAGAATTGGGTTTCACTTCCAAATCTCCACGTTGGGCCATATCATACAAATACAAAGCTGCCGAAGTTGAAACTGTTTTAGAAAAAGTAACCTATCAGGTAGGCAGAACCGGAGCAGTTACGCCAGTTGCAAATTTGAAACCTGTTTTATTGGCTGGAACCACCGTTAAACGCGCTACCCTACACAACGCAAACGAGATAGATCGTTTAGATTTACATGAAGGCGATACTGTTTATGTTGAAAAAGGTGGTGAGATTATCCCCAAAATCATCAAGGTAAATCTCGAGAAACGCTTACCGGGATCCATCAAAGTGCACTATCTTCATCATTGCCCGGAGTGTGGAACTGAATTGATCAGAAAAGAAGGTGAAGCGGTACACTACTGCCTTAATGATGAAGGCTGCCCGCCACAGATTGTTGGAAAAATCCAGCATTTTATTTCACGCAAGGCCATGAATATTGACGGGCTTGGTGATGAAACCATCGAAACCTTTTACAAACATGGCCTGGTAAGGCACATCAGCGATTTATATACGCTATACGAAAAATCTGATCAGTTAAAAACCTTAGACCGTTTCGGAGAGCGTTCGATAGAAAACATGCTTGCCGGGATTGAAAAATCGAAAGAGATGCCTTTTGAGAAAGTACTTTTCGGACTGGGTATCCGCTACGTTGGCGAAACCGTTGCGAAAAAAACTGCTGCCGGGATGAAGAATATCGACAACCTTTGTAAAGCTACGGTAGAGGAATTAATCGCAATTGATGAAATTGGGCAGCGCATTGCAGAAAGTATTGTTGAGTATTTTGGAAAATCTGAGCATTTAAAACAGATAGAATTATTAAAATCTGCAGGATTACAGTTTGAAATTGAAGAAAAGATAATTACGCTTGATAGTGATAGACTTATTGGAAAAACATTCGTAATTTCGGGCGTTTTTGAAAACTTTAGTCGCGATGAGCTAAAAGATATGATTGAGGCCAATGGAGGAAAGATGCTGAGCGGTATTTCGGGCAAATTGAATTACCTGGTTGCAGGCGACAATATGGGCCCGTCCAAACTCGAAAAAGCAAGTAAGCTAAACGTTCCGATCATCAGCGATGCCGAGCTTTTAGAGATGATAAAATAA
- the dapA gene encoding 4-hydroxy-tetrahydrodipicolinate synthase, giving the protein MNKFQGTGVALVTPFNTDGSVDYNGLKNLINHLVDGGIDYLVSLGTTGETATMTKDEKKKVWAYTAEINNNRLPLVAGIGGNNTLAVAEDIKSLDTAGYSAILSVSPYYNKPTQEGIYQHYKYLAEISPLDLILYNVPGRTGSNMSPETTCKLAHDFKNIIATKEASGSFDQFNQIMRDKPADFLLISGDDPVTLPMIALGAAGIISVIGNALPKQLSDMVNLCLAGDYKAALPAHLGLIEFTRLAFAEGNPAGIKAALKHLGVCGDTVRLPLVKASLSLEKSIIAEIEKLSEVV; this is encoded by the coding sequence ATGAACAAATTTCAGGGTACTGGTGTAGCATTGGTTACGCCTTTCAACACAGATGGATCAGTTGATTATAACGGCTTAAAAAACCTGATTAATCATTTGGTAGACGGAGGGATAGATTACCTCGTTTCTTTAGGTACAACCGGCGAAACCGCTACAATGACCAAGGACGAGAAGAAGAAGGTGTGGGCCTATACTGCTGAAATTAACAACAACAGATTACCTTTAGTTGCCGGCATAGGTGGCAATAACACATTAGCAGTTGCTGAAGATATTAAATCTCTCGATACTGCTGGTTATAGCGCAATTTTATCAGTTAGTCCTTATTACAACAAACCGACTCAGGAAGGAATTTATCAGCACTATAAGTATTTAGCTGAAATTTCTCCTCTAGATTTAATTTTATACAACGTACCAGGTCGTACAGGAAGCAATATGAGTCCGGAGACTACCTGCAAACTGGCTCATGATTTTAAAAATATCATCGCTACCAAAGAAGCTTCAGGTAGTTTTGACCAGTTTAACCAGATTATGAGAGATAAACCTGCAGATTTTCTTTTAATCTCTGGTGATGACCCTGTTACTTTGCCAATGATCGCTTTAGGTGCTGCAGGTATTATTTCAGTAATTGGAAACGCTCTACCTAAACAACTTTCTGACATGGTGAATCTTTGTTTAGCTGGGGATTATAAAGCGGCGTTGCCTGCTCATTTAGGCTTAATAGAATTCACTCGCTTAGCTTTTGCAGAAGGTAATCCGGCTGGAATAAAAGCAGCATTAAAACATTTAGGTGTTTGTGGCGATACAGTAAGATTACCATTGGTTAAAGCTTCTTTATCTTTAGAAAAATCAATTATAGCAGAAATAGAAAAGCTAAGTGAGGTAGTATAA